In Brassica rapa cultivar Chiifu-401-42 chromosome A06, CAAS_Brap_v3.01, whole genome shotgun sequence, a single window of DNA contains:
- the LOC103874907 gene encoding uncharacterized protein LOC103874907 isoform X2, producing the protein MAMRTQGGDEAVIHILNRTRELYKRRIQETASIDQLASIFAECAITEAQPLGHEPISTDLFGTKERVTADARGISILEKSGRSQIMLDAFADGSSFICLQCGGLVSTHRRDEHYAYWCSNM; encoded by the coding sequence GCGGTCATTCATATACTCAACCGTACCCGTGAACTTTACAAGCGCAGAATCCAAGAAACCGCTAGTATAGATCAGCTGGCTTCTATATTTGCTGAGTGTGCCATTACAGAAGCACAGCCGCTTGGGCACGAGCCGATATCAACAGACTTATTTGGTACTAAAGAAAGAGTTACAGCGGATGCTCGTGGCATATCTATTCTGGAGAAAAGCGGGAGGTCGCAGATCATGCTTGATGCCTTTGCTGACGGAAGCAGCTTTATTTGTTTGCAGTGCGGTGGTCTGGTGAGCACTCATAGGAGAGATGAACACTATGCGTACTGGTGTAGCAATATGTGA